One genomic segment of Candidatus Poribacteria bacterium includes these proteins:
- a CDS encoding putative glycoside hydrolase: MGKTEVESSTIPMKTFNAKCLMLFFVLGTIASNIGDAEKNLQAKRYMRNYPSIFQAWNDIENKPNEGELHRLARHDLIFHDPYSLLRIPWNISEQQPYQGIATALHPNQLDVAGQRKEKLLSLNPHLLLLVEIRCRDGKYLSPENEAQVENWWEVGFYPPDSPYWLRDKNGEPVIGWGEDTNGDGKIDENDTVLSYLIDFTNPEVQNLIANQAMALNASGLFDGIMLDWWNEDGATSSIGVDDWSDTILTQAAELEARLAILHKIRAQVDDDFLILVNANTRQIPKSAQDVNGIFMECYKREYAKGYSLDQILQIEETLLWAEQHLREPRINCLEGWRVVTDYMGDLDTRVAERNSEENRRWMRMITALSLTHSDGYVLFGDDNAIPVPDHLHNWYDFWDVDLGQPIQEEKAVQYQGIAGLFVRAFENGWVVYNRSGSQQTLTFNESTIGVNSGNRQLHHEIADFDGEILLREKRR; this comes from the coding sequence ATGGGGAAAACTGAAGTTGAATCTTCCACAATACCGATGAAAACCTTTAATGCCAAATGTCTGATGCTTTTCTTCGTTCTTGGAACAATCGCGTCAAATATCGGAGACGCAGAAAAGAACCTTCAAGCGAAAAGATATATGAGAAATTATCCTTCAATCTTTCAGGCATGGAACGACATCGAAAATAAACCCAATGAAGGCGAACTCCATCGTCTTGCCCGACACGATCTCATTTTCCACGACCCTTATTCGTTGTTAAGAATTCCTTGGAATATATCAGAGCAGCAGCCTTATCAAGGTATAGCAACAGCCTTGCATCCAAACCAACTCGATGTTGCCGGTCAAAGAAAAGAGAAACTTCTATCCTTAAATCCGCATCTTTTACTGCTTGTTGAAATCCGATGTAGAGATGGGAAATATCTCTCGCCGGAGAATGAAGCACAAGTGGAAAACTGGTGGGAGGTTGGCTTCTATCCGCCGGACTCACCCTACTGGCTCAGGGACAAGAATGGTGAACCTGTTATCGGTTGGGGTGAGGATACCAACGGTGATGGAAAGATTGACGAAAACGATACTGTCCTCAGCTACCTCATAGATTTCACGAATCCAGAAGTGCAGAATCTGATAGCCAATCAAGCAATGGCATTGAACGCGTCTGGTCTCTTTGATGGTATCATGCTGGATTGGTGGAACGAGGATGGTGCGACCAGTTCAATCGGTGTTGATGACTGGTCAGATACTATTCTCACACAGGCGGCTGAATTAGAAGCAAGATTAGCTATCTTGCACAAAATTCGGGCGCAAGTAGATGACGATTTCCTAATCCTGGTCAACGCGAATACGCGTCAAATCCCAAAATCCGCACAGGACGTAAACGGTATCTTTATGGAGTGTTACAAGCGGGAATACGCCAAAGGATATAGTCTTGATCAGATCCTGCAGATAGAAGAGACGCTACTGTGGGCGGAACAGCATCTGAGAGAACCACGAATCAACTGCTTAGAAGGGTGGCGCGTGGTAACGGATTATATGGGGGATTTAGACACACGAGTTGCAGAACGAAATAGCGAAGAAAATCGACGATGGATGCGTATGATTACCGCGCTTAGTTTAACGCATTCTGACGGTTATGTGTTGTTTGGTGATGACAATGCTATACCAGTCCCCGATCATCTACATAACTGGTATGACTTCTGGGATGTTGATTTGGGACAACCAATCCAAGAAGAAAAAGCGGTCCAATATCAAGGCATCGCGGGTCTCTTTGTTCGCGCCTTTGAAAACGGTTGGGTGGTCTACAACCGTAGCGGTTCTCAACAAACTCTCACTTTCAATGAAAGCACCATCGGGGTCAACAGTGGCAATCGCCAGCTGCATCACGAAATTGCAGACTTTGACGGCGAGATTCTCTTGAGAGAAAAAAGAAGGTAG
- a CDS encoding tetratricopeptide repeat protein — protein MNATQIHKFLLITFLTVTLLPFVAAEEPIEYYTPENVRKFADFLYEEGDYLRAAGEYQRYLFYSSVSKARLEGEPTGEGTDSDQIRYKIALCYRFAGQTEQAIRSFETLLKTHPKGQFASRAYYQIGATYFLTDQFEQSVQFLRGALPHIADTRQHAEAEQLIGLSYLMQKQWSEAGKVFEALQKSGMFMVSEKAEVYHKYAEAGARLPTRSPFLAGVLSTILPGAGRLYTGRIGDALNSLFVVGITGWQAYDGFRRDGISSVKGWTIGTLSGIFYVGNIYGSVISARVYNRNVADEFLATLSVEIPY, from the coding sequence ATGAACGCTACACAAATACACAAATTTCTGCTCATAACTTTCCTCACTGTTACGCTTCTACCCTTTGTAGCCGCCGAAGAACCCATTGAATATTATACGCCCGAAAACGTCCGTAAATTCGCCGATTTTCTATATGAAGAAGGCGATTACCTCCGCGCAGCGGGTGAGTACCAGCGTTATCTTTTTTATAGTTCAGTTTCAAAGGCACGCTTAGAAGGCGAGCCTACCGGAGAAGGGACAGACAGCGATCAGATTCGCTATAAAATTGCCCTCTGTTATCGCTTTGCTGGTCAAACCGAACAAGCAATTCGGAGTTTTGAAACGCTTCTGAAAACGCATCCCAAAGGTCAGTTTGCGAGCCGTGCCTACTATCAGATCGGTGCTACCTATTTTCTGACGGATCAGTTTGAGCAATCTGTGCAGTTTTTACGTGGCGCACTACCACACATAGCAGATACACGACAACATGCCGAAGCCGAGCAACTTATTGGACTCTCTTATCTGATGCAGAAACAGTGGTCTGAAGCAGGCAAGGTTTTTGAGGCGTTGCAGAAATCGGGTATGTTTATGGTTAGCGAAAAAGCGGAGGTATATCATAAATATGCGGAGGCAGGGGCACGTCTACCCACCCGAAGTCCTTTTTTGGCTGGAGTTCTCTCTACAATTCTCCCAGGAGCCGGGCGACTCTATACAGGTAGAATCGGCGATGCCCTCAACTCTTTGTTCGTTGTTGGTATTACAGGGTGGCAGGCTTACGATGGTTTCCGCCGGGACGGTATATCATCGGTGAAGGGATGGACGATCGGCACGCTTAGTGGTATCTTCTATGTCGGCAACATCTACGGCTCGGTAATTTCAGCCCGCGTGTACAATCGCAACGTAGCGGACGAGTTCTTGGCGACACTGTCTGTAGAAATACCGTATTGA
- a CDS encoding LamG domain-containing protein, whose translation MRNAINTLCWLTFAFLLISVGSLPGFAQDEHTVLLYTFESGAGKVVKDLSEHKNDGELMGPKWGEGNPGGGLVFGGNGPRDFVEIPDRDSLDLIEGLTVEMWLYLEAWSTAGGTGATKETTYKVGPRSDKKVLIRMTTDKHAWGAAVAAGKTDMPLKKWTHIAGTYDAKSGDAKIYINGVLDGEGNIGGNITPNDDVLWLGRGAGPFLEGRMDEVRISNIARSEREIQELMNKGIEGVLAVKPQDKLATTWGKLKLNLPQYR comes from the coding sequence ATGCGAAACGCTATAAACACCCTATGCTGGCTAACATTCGCTTTCCTGTTAATATCTGTCGGAAGTCTACCCGGTTTTGCACAAGATGAACATACCGTCCTCCTCTATACCTTTGAGTCAGGCGCAGGAAAGGTCGTCAAAGACCTCTCTGAACACAAGAACGATGGTGAACTCATGGGTCCGAAATGGGGAGAGGGAAATCCCGGTGGTGGATTGGTCTTCGGAGGAAATGGCCCCAGAGATTTTGTAGAAATCCCCGACAGAGACAGTTTAGATCTGATTGAGGGACTCACTGTTGAAATGTGGCTCTATCTTGAGGCATGGTCAACGGCTGGTGGCACAGGTGCCACCAAAGAGACAACCTACAAAGTGGGACCTCGGAGCGATAAGAAGGTGCTAATCCGGATGACTACGGATAAGCATGCCTGGGGAGCTGCAGTTGCTGCCGGTAAAACGGATATGCCACTAAAGAAATGGACGCATATCGCTGGAACTTACGATGCCAAGTCCGGCGACGCTAAGATTTACATCAATGGTGTCTTAGACGGCGAAGGCAATATCGGCGGTAATATCACTCCAAACGATGATGTCTTGTGGCTCGGACGCGGTGCTGGACCCTTCTTAGAGGGACGAATGGATGAGGTCAGAATTTCCAACATCGCACGCTCTGAGCGAGAGATTCAAGAACTGATGAACAAGGGCATTGAAGGTGTGTTGGCGGTAAAACCACAGGATAAGTTGGCAACAACATGGGGAAAACTGAAGTTGAATCTTCCACAATACCGATGA
- the yidD gene encoding membrane protein insertion efficiency factor YidD, translated as MVNRLVLFCVSCLSAIIFVLPAFSGEAADLAFIRKFNPIVKPKPQEVVRFNPQETSELKLVATGLIRFYQKFISSQDVPACGFHPSCSRFGMACIQKYGMVRGLLLTADRLIRCNGSQWQHYHKDSVTGKYIDPVSDYSTLK; from the coding sequence ATGGTAAATCGTCTCGTTCTTTTCTGTGTGTCCTGTTTATCCGCTATTATTTTCGTTTTGCCGGCGTTTTCGGGTGAAGCCGCCGATCTTGCATTCATCCGAAAGTTCAACCCAATTGTGAAACCGAAACCACAAGAGGTTGTCCGTTTTAATCCGCAGGAAACCTCGGAATTGAAGTTAGTCGCGACGGGACTGATTCGTTTTTATCAGAAATTCATCTCCAGTCAAGACGTACCGGCATGTGGTTTTCACCCGTCCTGTTCGCGTTTCGGCATGGCGTGTATACAGAAATACGGTATGGTGCGCGGTTTGCTGCTTACTGCTGATAGGTTAATCCGGTGCAACGGGTCGCAGTGGCAGCATTACCACAAAGATAGCGTAACAGGTAAATACATTGACCCTGTTTCGGACTATTCAACCCTGAAATAG
- a CDS encoding alpha-galactosidase — protein MQYTSQQNDWLVQPFHQPASVEERGNQLILSNGLIQRTFVTSPNFATVDYTNQITDSSLLRGIKPEAVLTIDGHQFEVGGLKGQPDYAYLDSDWIADLSNDENAFQFREYQVGEPEIRYPWVKRRSDTSAAYPPEGITLTVAFSPPPSVDSFQVYVHYELYQGIPVLSKWITVHNESQKPIQLDALSCEILAVNEQEKHRLQVESDYAFSGMETTQWGPDVDYMTQVDYRYQMPLLMTSHYPLGPGVTLQPGETFRSFRTFEILHDSDARERKGLARRKMYRTVAPQVTENPILMHVRSAEPDAVRLAIDQCAEVGFEMVIMTFGSGFNIESEDAEYIATMKELTDYAHRKGIQIGGYTLMCASRGVGEDFNCVDPDTGQPGSRFGQSACLASRWADGYFQRVLNFMDATGMDIIETDGPYHGDVCASTAHEYHNGLADSQLRQWEACVHFYHACRARGIYINSPDQYYLNGSNKCGMGYRETNFSLPRERQILIARQNIYDGTYEKTPSMGWMFVPLVEYHGGGQAATFEPLCEHLNDYESHLAQNFGSGVIACYRGPRLFDTEQTKAIVKKWVDFYKKYRPILDSDLIHVRRPDGRAIDCVFHANAHINPCGLAMLYNPTRTVQQMTLKLPLYYTGLSEIAKIRKEEGEPKRYKIDRNYNVEIPIEMEAKSVSYLVVESEV, from the coding sequence ATGCAGTACACATCACAGCAAAATGACTGGCTGGTTCAGCCTTTTCATCAACCTGCTTCAGTAGAAGAAAGGGGCAACCAGTTAATTCTCAGTAACGGACTCATTCAACGGACATTCGTTACGTCACCTAATTTCGCAACAGTTGATTATACCAATCAGATTACTGATAGTAGTCTTCTTCGTGGCATCAAACCAGAGGCGGTGCTTACGATTGACGGACATCAATTTGAGGTGGGAGGCTTGAAAGGACAGCCCGACTATGCCTATCTTGATTCGGATTGGATTGCGGATTTGAGCAATGACGAGAACGCATTTCAATTTCGAGAATATCAAGTCGGTGAACCTGAAATCCGATATCCGTGGGTAAAAAGACGTTCTGATACATCTGCAGCATATCCGCCAGAGGGTATAACACTGACGGTTGCGTTTTCACCGCCGCCATCCGTTGATTCCTTTCAGGTTTATGTACACTATGAACTCTACCAAGGCATTCCGGTCCTGTCCAAATGGATCACTGTTCACAATGAGAGTCAAAAACCTATTCAATTGGATGCCTTAAGCTGTGAAATCCTTGCGGTCAATGAGCAGGAGAAGCATCGGCTACAGGTCGAAAGCGATTATGCTTTTAGTGGAATGGAAACGACACAATGGGGACCCGATGTAGATTACATGACACAAGTCGATTATCGCTACCAGATGCCATTGCTAATGACAAGCCACTATCCACTCGGTCCGGGGGTAACTCTTCAACCGGGAGAGACTTTCAGGAGTTTTCGCACCTTTGAAATCCTGCATGACAGTGATGCACGTGAACGAAAAGGACTTGCGCGTCGTAAAATGTATCGCACGGTCGCGCCACAGGTCACCGAGAATCCTATCCTCATGCACGTTCGGAGTGCTGAACCGGACGCGGTCCGTTTGGCAATCGATCAGTGCGCCGAAGTCGGATTTGAAATGGTGATTATGACCTTTGGGAGTGGTTTCAATATTGAGAGCGAAGACGCGGAATACATCGCCACGATGAAGGAATTGACCGATTATGCACATCGCAAGGGTATTCAAATCGGTGGTTATACGTTAATGTGTGCTTCGCGGGGTGTAGGTGAAGACTTCAACTGTGTTGATCCAGATACCGGACAACCGGGAAGTAGGTTTGGACAGAGTGCTTGTCTTGCGAGCCGCTGGGCAGATGGCTATTTCCAACGGGTACTGAATTTCATGGATGCAACCGGAATGGATATCATCGAGACTGATGGTCCTTATCATGGTGATGTCTGTGCATCAACGGCGCATGAATACCATAACGGCTTGGCGGATTCGCAGTTGCGCCAGTGGGAAGCGTGCGTTCATTTTTACCACGCATGTCGAGCACGCGGTATCTATATCAATTCGCCAGATCAGTATTATCTCAACGGTTCAAACAAATGCGGTATGGGCTATCGCGAAACGAATTTCAGCTTGCCCCGCGAGCGGCAAATTCTAATTGCTCGGCAGAATATCTACGATGGGACTTATGAAAAGACACCGAGTATGGGCTGGATGTTCGTCCCGCTGGTGGAGTATCACGGTGGTGGGCAAGCCGCAACATTTGAGCCGCTTTGCGAGCACCTCAATGACTACGAATCGCATCTCGCACAGAACTTCGGCAGTGGTGTGATTGCGTGCTATCGCGGTCCCCGGCTTTTTGATACTGAGCAGACGAAGGCGATTGTTAAGAAATGGGTTGACTTCTACAAAAAGTATCGCCCAATATTGGATTCTGATCTGATACACGTGCGCCGTCCAGATGGTCGCGCCATTGATTGTGTGTTCCATGCGAATGCACACATTAACCCTTGTGGACTCGCGATGCTCTATAACCCTACGCGGACGGTGCAACAGATGACTTTGAAGTTGCCGCTCTATTATACTGGATTGTCTGAAATTGCAAAGATTCGTAAAGAAGAAGGGGAACCCAAACGGTACAAAATCGATAGGAATTACAATGTCGAAATTCCAATTGAAATGGAAGCGAAGAGTGTTAGTTATCTCGTTGTTGAGTCTGAAGTTTGA